ATTTCTTCCTGATTCCCTTCCTCGGCACAGTAGCGACAACCTTCCAGCAGTGCTTTAACTAAAGCGACATGGGTATTAGGGTATTTATTGGCCCAATCTTCCCGGACTCCCAGGGCCTTACCCGGGTGGCCCTGCCAGATTTCTAAGTCGGTGGCGACGGTGTAACCGATACCTTCCATGGCGGACCTGAGATTCCAAGGTTCACCGACACAGTAACCGTCAATACTACCGGTTTTCAGGTCGGCTACCATTTGGGCCGGGGGAATAGTTTCGAGGTGAACATCTTTATCGGGGTCAATTCCCGCTGCCGCTAACCAGTAACGCAGGAGCAAATTGTGCATCGAGGAGGGGTGAACAATGCCAAAAATATGGCGCTGCTCCTTCGATTCCAATAGCATCTGTCTTAAGGCGTTACCGTCAATCACTCCCTCGTCATAGAAGCGTTTAGCGAGGGTGACACCGTTACCGTTACGAGTCATAGTCAGGGCGCTGACAATCGGCAAAGGTTGCTCCTGATAACCACCGACGGTTAACCAGGTGGGCATTCCTGAAGGCATTTGCGCCCCGTCGAGGAATCCCCCCGCGATCCCGTCCACAACGCCTCGCCAACTGGTTTCCCGGACTAAATTCACCTCATCTAGACCATGTTTAGTGAAGAATCCCTTTTCTTTGGCCACTGCTAGGGGCGCGCAAGCGGTGAGGGGAACAAAACCGATTTCTAGATTGACTTTTTCTAAACCGTGACGGGCAATCACTTCGACTTTGCGGGCGCGTAGTTTTTTGATCCGTTTTTGTTGGTTGAGGAAATAGATAATTTCACTCCGGAGACTGTAGTAACTGGGGTGTTCCACCACTTCCATGCGTTTGCGGGGACGGGGGATATCCACTTCCAAAATACCGCCAATTTTTGAGCCGGGGCCGTTGGTGAGCATGACGATGCGATCGGATAACAGCACCGCTTCATCCACATCGTGCGTCACCATTACCGAGGTCATTTCGTATTCTTCGCACAGCTGCATTAACTGTTCCTGTAGATTACCTCTAGTCAGGGCATCTAACGCCCCAAAGGGTTCATCTAAAAGCAGGACTTTCGGACGAATGGCTAGGGCGCGAGCGATCGCTACCCGTTGTTTCATCCCCCCCGATAATTCGTTGGGACGTTTATCCACTGCATGACGAAGATTGACCAGATCGATATATTTTTCGACTTCGGCTTTTCTTTCGTCTTCTGATAGTTGGGTGAGAACTTGATCGACGGCTAGAGTGATATTTTCTTTGACGGTTAACCAGGGTAAAAGGGAATAGTTTTGGAAGACTACCATGCGATCGGGACCTGGTTTTTTAATGCTTTGACCTTGCAAAGTCACCACCCCTTCTGTGGGCAAATCTAAACCAGCGATCATGTTTAAGAGGGTGGATTTTCCGCAACCGGAGTGACCGATGAGGGAGATAAATTCCCCTTTTTTTATCTGTAAATCGATCCCTTTCAAGGCCACATATTCACCGCCACCACTAAGGGGGAATACTTTATCAATGTTATCGACAGCGACAAACAAACTCATAGTTTTTTCTCCTTAAATTGGCTCAAGTTTCAGTTATTTGAAAAATGGGGAAACTTTCCCCATTAATTCCCTATTGACGAACGATTTGATTTTGCAACCAAGCCATAAAGCGATCGAGTAATAAACCCACACCACCGATATAAAACAGCGCAAGAATAATATCGCTGATGTAGTTATTTTGGTAGGCATCCCAGATAAAGAAACCGATACCGACGATACCCGACATAACAATTTCCGCCGCAATAATCGCTAACCAAGCTAAACCGATCGCAATTCTCAAACCAGTGAATATGTAGGGAAGAGCCGAGGGAATTAATATCTTGAAAAAGAATTTTTTGCTGGACAATTGCAAGACTTGTTTAACGTTGATATAGTCTTGGGGAATTTGTTGGACACCGACGGTGGTATTAATCAAAATCGGCCAAACTGCGGTAATAAAGATAACGAATAAAGCAGCAGGTTGGTTTTGTTGTAAAGCGGCCAAAGATAGGGGAACCCAAGCAAGAGGAGGAACTGTTCTCAGGAATTGAAAAAGGGGATCGAGGGCCTTATTTAAGAAAGAATTTAAACCGACCATAATCCCAACTCCAATACCAACCACTGCGGCTAAAGAATAACCGATTAATACCCGTTGCAGACTGGCTAAAGTTTGCCAGAATAGTCCCTTATCAATGCCCCCACGATCAAAGAAAGGATACATTAAATAAGTACGAGTCCGTTCATTGGTGATTAGGTCGGATGGGGGGGGTAATTTGATTAATCCCACCATCGAGACTAATTGCCAAACAATCAGAAAACCCAAGGTACCGATAATGGGGGGAAGAATGTCTTGGGAATGCTTTTTCCAGAATTTACTGAAGTTGAAACCACCTTTACTTGTTTTGCTGACGCTACTTGCCATTTTGCCGTTTTCCTTTGTTGAAGATAAAGTTACTTGATTGGGGAGAGAAGAAAACACTTTTGGGATTAATAGACTAGATATTTTATGCCCCTAGCCTATCGAGAAAAGCTCGCTATTTTTTGATCGCCAAACTATCGAGATAAGCTTGGGGATTGGCAGGATCAAAAGTTTTGCCATCAAAGAATTTTTCGACACCCCTGGAGGTACTGGTGGGAATATCAGCTGCGGGAACCCCTAACTCTGTAGCTGCCGCTTTCCAAAGATCCTCGCGGTTAACTTTGTCGATTAAGGCTGAGGCAGTGGTTAAAGTTTCTTTCGGCAAGAAACCCCAACGAACACTTTCGGTTAAAAACCAGAGATCATGACTCTTGTAGGGATAGGAAACGCTACCGGCGGGATCTTTCCAGTAGAAAACCCCTTTATTTTTGTCGGTGATTTCCGGTTTACCGTCACCCATTTTCTGCATTCCTTTGAGGGGACTGGCGATAATTTCTTCTTTGAGGTTGAAATAAGCCGGTTTAGCGAGAATTGCCGCCGCTTCTGCCCGATTTGCCTCTTGATCGAGCCATTGCTGCGCTTCCATAATTCCTTTTAATAAGGCCTTGGTGGCTTTCGGGTTTTTATCCACCCAATCGGCGCGGATAGCGAGGTATTCTTCCGGGTGATAGGGCCAGATTTCTGCGGTTAAAGCTGACATAAAACCGATCTGATCGGCCACAATTCGCGCCGGCCAAGGATCACCGGTACTAAACGCATCCATGGTTCCCGTTTTCATGTTGGCCACGGTTTGGGCTGCGGGTACGGCAATTAGATTAATATCCGTATCGGGGTTAATACCACCGGCGGCTAACCAGTAACGAATCCAGAAGTCTTGGTTAGCTTTCGGGAAAGTATAGGCAGCTTTGAAGGGAGTTCCCGTCGTTTTCATGCTGAGGATGTAATCTTTGGCGGGTTTCAGGTCTAAACCGATATTTTTGCCCTCGTGTTTAGATGCGATCGCGATTGCGTTACCCTGGGTGTTTAACTGCGCTAACACATACATGGGGACTTTAACGTTATTTTTGGTGATTAGTCCCTCAGAAATTAGGTAAGGCATGGGCATTTGCCACTGTCCTCCGTCAATTCCGCCCGCATCTGCCCCAATTTCGACGTTATCTCTAGCAGATCCCCAGTTTGCTTGTTTGGAGACTTCCACATCGGCCATCCCGTATTTAGCAAAAAAGCCTTTTTCCTTGGCAATAATTAAGGGTGCGGCCTCAACGATAGGAATATAACCTAATTTAATTTTGGTGGTTTCGGGGGCCTCTCCGGGGGCCAC
This portion of the Microcystis aeruginosa NIES-2549 genome encodes:
- a CDS encoding nitrate ABC transporter ATP-binding protein (This model describes the ATP binding subunits of ATP-binding cassette (ABC) transporters for nitrate transport, or for bicarbonate transport, in bacteria and archaea.), which produces MSLFVAVDNIDKVFPLSGGGEYVALKGIDLQIKKGEFISLIGHSGCGKSTLLNMIAGLDLPTEGVVTLQGQSIKKPGPDRMVVFQNYSLLPWLTVKENITLAVDQVLTQLSEDERKAEVEKYIDLVNLRHAVDKRPNELSGGMKQRVAIARALAIRPKVLLLDEPFGALDALTRGNLQEQLMQLCEEYEMTSVMVTHDVDEAVLLSDRIVMLTNGPGSKIGGILEVDIPRPRKRMEVVEHPSYYSLRSEIIYFLNQQKRIKKLRARKVEVIARHGLEKVNLEIGFVPLTACAPLAVAKEKGFFTKHGLDEVNLVRETSWRGVVDGIAGGFLDGAQMPSGMPTWLTVGGYQEQPLPIVSALTMTRNGNGVTLAKRFYDEGVIDGNALRQMLLESKEQRHIFGIVHPSSMHNLLLRYWLAAAGIDPDKDVHLETIPPAQMVADLKTGSIDGYCVGEPWNLRSAMEGIGYTVATDLEIWQGHPGKALGVREDWANKYPNTHVALVKALLEGCRYCAEEGNQEEIRQILASRQYLSTNIDYIQLGDPNSYACSLDRPMKEYAHHLFYGEGVNRPSRTEHLWMMTQMARWGHIPFPRNWVEILERVCRVGVFSTAARELGLGDIKYRRTPILLFDGIEFDAEDPIGYLNSLEIKQNVTMAEVAIDARPSASESRKIA
- the ntrB gene encoding nitrate ABC transporter permease, which encodes MASSVSKTSKGGFNFSKFWKKHSQDILPPIIGTLGFLIVWQLVSMVGLIKLPPPSDLITNERTRTYLMYPFFDRGGIDKGLFWQTLASLQRVLIGYSLAAVVGIGVGIMVGLNSFLNKALDPLFQFLRTVPPLAWVPLSLAALQQNQPAALFVIFITAVWPILINTTVGVQQIPQDYINVKQVLQLSSKKFFFKILIPSALPYIFTGLRIAIGLAWLAIIAAEIVMSGIVGIGFFIWDAYQNNYISDIILALFYIGGVGLLLDRFMAWLQNQIVRQ
- a CDS encoding CmpA/NrtA family ABC transporter substrate-binding protein, which translates into the protein MSNFSRRKFLTTAAVSAAGAVVLKGCLGNPPDTTGGTTTTAPAAPVASPVAVAPGEAPETTKIKLGYIPIVEAAPLIIAKEKGFFAKYGMADVEVSKQANWGSARDNVEIGADAGGIDGGQWQMPMPYLISEGLITKNNVKVPMYVLAQLNTQGNAIAIASKHEGKNIGLDLKPAKDYILSMKTTGTPFKAAYTFPKANQDFWIRYWLAAGGINPDTDINLIAVPAAQTVANMKTGTMDAFSTGDPWPARIVADQIGFMSALTAEIWPYHPEEYLAIRADWVDKNPKATKALLKGIMEAQQWLDQEANRAEAAAILAKPAYFNLKEEIIASPLKGMQKMGDGKPEITDKNKGVFYWKDPAGSVSYPYKSHDLWFLTESVRWGFLPKETLTTASALIDKVNREDLWKAAATELGVPAADIPTSTSRGVEKFFDGKTFDPANPQAYLDSLAIKK